One Vibrio sp. 16 genomic window carries:
- a CDS encoding ABC transporter ATP-binding protein, translated as MQEVLRIENLKQHFISGKRLFSKGYTIKAVDGVSFSIDRGKTLGLVGESGCGKSTLGRTILKLFEPTEGKIYFEGRDITRLSAKDMRTLRKEMQIVFQDPMESLNQRHTIGMILEEPYVIHNMGTVVERKQWVLELLDKVGLPREAVNRYPHEFSGGQRQRIGIARAIALKPKLLICDESVSALDVSVQAQIINLLLSLQKEMNLAMIFISHDLSVVRQVSDEVAVMYFGKVVEYGRAQEIYNSPENDYTKTLLSAIPITHPSQRKRG; from the coding sequence ATGCAAGAAGTATTAAGAATCGAGAACTTAAAGCAGCACTTTATCTCAGGAAAGCGACTTTTTTCAAAGGGGTATACGATCAAGGCCGTCGATGGTGTTTCTTTCTCAATTGACCGAGGAAAAACACTGGGGTTGGTTGGTGAGTCAGGCTGCGGAAAAAGTACCTTAGGGCGCACCATTTTAAAGCTGTTTGAGCCAACCGAGGGAAAAATTTATTTCGAAGGGAGGGATATTACGCGTTTATCTGCAAAAGATATGCGTACACTACGTAAAGAAATGCAAATCGTCTTTCAAGACCCAATGGAGTCTCTTAACCAGAGGCATACGATTGGCATGATTTTGGAAGAGCCGTACGTTATCCACAACATGGGGACGGTGGTAGAAAGAAAACAATGGGTATTGGAACTATTGGATAAAGTGGGGCTACCGAGAGAAGCCGTAAATCGTTACCCTCACGAGTTTTCTGGTGGACAAAGGCAACGTATTGGTATCGCAAGAGCGATAGCACTCAAGCCTAAATTATTGATCTGTGATGAGTCTGTATCTGCACTTGATGTGTCGGTTCAGGCGCAAATAATCAATTTATTATTGTCTCTTCAAAAAGAAATGAACCTAGCGATGATCTTTATTTCTCATGACCTTTCGGTTGTTAGGCAAGTTTCAGATGAAGTCGCGGTTATGTATTTTGGTAAAGTCGTTGAATATGGCCGTGCACAAGAAATATATAACTCACCAGAAAATGATTATACCAAGACATTATTGTCAGCGATTCCAATTACGCACCCAAGCCAACGTAAGCGTGGCTAA
- a CDS encoding ABC transporter ATP-binding protein produces the protein MNRETVLTVEDLEVEFQTDDGKVKVLHGVSFDVQKGRTLGLVGESGCGKSVTSMSIMGLLPKPYGQVVGGRILYKGTDLLQLPTKRMYEMRGDAISIIFQDPMTALNPVHTIGKQIMEVLELHRPELEKAQRYAYAIEMLEKVKIPMPEKRVDEYPHNLSGGMRQRVMIAMALACKPDVLICDEPTTALDVTVQASILELMQELQQETGMAMVFITHDLGVVAEICDDVAVMYGGRIVEKADVFDLFDRPQHPYTKRLLGLMPSLDHQPKQMIDIQPIDPSIFQSN, from the coding sequence ATGAATCGCGAAACGGTGTTAACAGTAGAAGACTTAGAAGTTGAATTCCAGACCGATGACGGGAAGGTAAAAGTTCTGCACGGTGTTAGTTTCGATGTTCAGAAAGGTCGTACGCTGGGGCTAGTGGGAGAGTCTGGTTGTGGGAAAAGTGTGACTTCTATGTCGATCATGGGGTTGTTGCCAAAACCTTATGGTCAAGTAGTTGGCGGACGAATTCTCTATAAAGGCACCGACCTTTTACAGCTTCCAACAAAACGTATGTACGAAATGCGTGGTGACGCCATTTCCATCATATTTCAAGATCCAATGACGGCGCTGAATCCTGTGCATACCATAGGCAAACAGATCATGGAAGTCTTGGAACTGCATAGACCGGAGCTGGAAAAAGCACAGCGCTATGCTTATGCGATTGAAATGTTGGAGAAAGTTAAAATCCCAATGCCCGAAAAGCGGGTCGATGAGTATCCACATAACCTGTCAGGCGGTATGCGTCAGCGCGTTATGATTGCAATGGCACTTGCGTGTAAACCTGATGTTCTGATTTGTGATGAGCCGACAACAGCGCTTGACGTTACGGTTCAGGCATCAATTCTAGAGTTGATGCAAGAGCTTCAGCAAGAAACGGGCATGGCGATGGTTTTTATTACCCATGACTTAGGGGTTGTTGCAGAGATTTGTGACGATGTGGCCGTGATGTATGGTGGCCGCATTGTCGAAAAAGCGGATGTGTTTGACCTTTTTGATAGGCCGCAACATCCATATACCAAAAGATTGTTGGGGTTGATGCCGAGTTTAGATCATCAACCAAAACAAATGATCGATATACAGCCAATTGATCCAAGTATTTTCCAGAGTAACTAG
- a CDS encoding extracellular solute-binding protein, with product MKNFAKLTAIAALVGVAFSAQAQSLPADLNWITNDSEPLFASSEAQRGGTLRTFMISFPQTLRSVGPDANSGLRHYFMDGAPKLAQRHPNTGKWIPQLAKSWAFSEDNKTVYFQLDENAKWSDGEKITADDYVFMLQYYRSKDIVDPWYNDFFSNSITDVTKINDYTIAVETDVEQSQDALMVLINMPSNGFQPRPEHFFKGGKDENGDGMVDNFVRQYNFKSEPTAGPYYLDKVKKGKSVTFKHVGDDWWGYSNRYYQNRYNVDKIRISVIRDFDIALKHFEKGKLDYFDMILPEYWHGKSDSQASKDGYIQKFWGFNQMPQGAGGLWMNTAKPLLDDINLRKGIMFATDYDGMIANIMRGDYSRKPHGLGFGHGEYDKADNKAPEFNPSKAAEFFAQAGFNKIGPDGIRVNDKGERLSFAITYGYNTWTPRIAYLKEQAKLAGLEFTLNLVDGSSAFKYILEKKHELAFLNMGSGEIPAYWEYLHSDNANKPQTNAHTNYSSPELDKLIEAYDAEFDQQKRYALSHQIQDYVTEANIIVPGYMVPYSRSIHWRWIKYPESPMTKKTESIFHPMDIANFWIDKSAKKETEQAMKKGTTFPAVSVVDDKFKL from the coding sequence ATGAAAAATTTCGCTAAATTGACCGCGATTGCGGCACTAGTTGGAGTCGCTTTTTCGGCTCAAGCGCAATCTTTACCTGCTGATTTAAATTGGATTACTAACGATTCAGAGCCGTTATTCGCTTCTTCTGAAGCTCAACGCGGTGGGACGTTACGCACCTTTATGATTAGTTTCCCGCAGACGTTGCGAAGCGTAGGGCCAGATGCAAACTCAGGTCTTCGTCACTACTTTATGGACGGCGCTCCAAAGCTTGCGCAGCGCCACCCAAATACGGGTAAGTGGATTCCGCAACTCGCCAAGTCTTGGGCATTTTCGGAAGACAACAAAACGGTTTACTTCCAGCTAGACGAAAACGCGAAATGGTCAGATGGTGAAAAGATTACCGCAGATGACTATGTGTTCATGCTCCAGTACTACCGTTCCAAAGACATTGTCGATCCTTGGTACAACGACTTCTTCAGTAATTCAATCACCGATGTGACTAAGATTAACGATTACACCATCGCGGTTGAAACAGACGTCGAGCAGAGCCAAGACGCACTGATGGTGTTAATCAATATGCCAAGTAATGGTTTTCAGCCTCGCCCTGAACATTTCTTCAAAGGGGGCAAAGACGAAAACGGCGATGGTATGGTCGACAACTTCGTTCGTCAGTACAACTTTAAGAGCGAGCCAACAGCAGGACCTTACTACCTAGACAAGGTCAAAAAAGGTAAAAGTGTCACGTTTAAACACGTTGGCGACGACTGGTGGGGCTATTCAAACCGCTACTACCAAAACCGTTACAACGTCGACAAAATTAGAATCAGCGTGATTCGAGATTTCGACATCGCTTTAAAGCACTTCGAAAAAGGTAAGCTTGATTACTTCGACATGATTTTGCCAGAGTATTGGCACGGTAAGTCTGATTCGCAAGCCTCTAAAGATGGCTATATCCAGAAATTTTGGGGATTCAACCAAATGCCCCAAGGTGCCGGTGGTTTGTGGATGAACACCGCTAAGCCTTTATTGGATGACATCAATCTTCGCAAAGGGATTATGTTTGCCACTGACTACGATGGCATGATCGCCAACATCATGAGAGGTGATTATTCACGTAAGCCACACGGTCTTGGTTTCGGTCATGGTGAGTACGACAAAGCTGACAATAAAGCGCCTGAGTTCAACCCAAGTAAAGCTGCCGAGTTTTTTGCGCAAGCTGGCTTTAACAAAATCGGGCCAGACGGCATTCGCGTAAATGACAAAGGTGAGCGTCTATCTTTCGCGATTACCTATGGCTACAACACTTGGACACCTCGTATTGCGTACCTAAAGGAACAAGCTAAGTTAGCGGGTCTAGAGTTTACTTTGAATCTAGTTGATGGTTCCTCAGCGTTCAAATACATCCTAGAGAAAAAACATGAGTTGGCTTTCCTTAACATGGGATCGGGTGAAATTCCGGCTTACTGGGAGTATTTGCACTCTGACAACGCCAACAAACCACAGACCAACGCGCACACCAACTACAGCAGCCCAGAGCTCGATAAACTCATCGAAGCGTATGACGCTGAGTTTGACCAGCAAAAACGTTACGCCCTGTCGCATCAAATCCAAGACTACGTAACGGAAGCGAACATTATCGTCCCTGGTTACATGGTGCCTTACTCTCGCTCAATACACTGGCGCTGGATCAAGTATCCAGAAAGCCCAATGACCAAGAAAACAGAAAGCATTTTCCACCCAATGGACATCGCAAACTTCTGGATCGACAAAAGCGCGAAAAAAGAAACAGAACAAGCAATGAAAAAGGGGACCACTTTCCCTGCTGTCAGCGTTGTTGACGACAAGTTTAAGCTGTAG
- a CDS encoding ABC transporter permease: MIKLTPLTQKKIKHFKEIKRGYWSLIILSTFLLLSLFAEVLVNSKALVVKYNDEWSFPVFSDVKPGTEFGLDYSSETDYRQLKALFDNEDSGNFVVMPIVPWNPYEQDFSGDFPPLAPSFETQHYLGTDVIGRDILARLVYGFRIAMGFALMTMAVSYAIGTIVGCSMGFFGGKFDLFVQRLIEVWSMVPFLYVIMILVSITQPTFALFVAINVLFGWMGITWYMRTMTYKESAREYVMAARALGASTSRILLHHILPNTMVMIVTLAPFTIAANITALTALDYLGLGLMPPTPSWGELLQQGKSNLDAPWIVVSVVTSIVAVLVMVTFIGEAIRSAFDPKKFTRYE, translated from the coding sequence ATGATCAAATTAACACCTCTTACTCAAAAGAAAATCAAGCACTTTAAAGAGATCAAACGCGGCTACTGGTCACTCATTATTCTCAGTACTTTTTTATTGCTCTCACTATTTGCTGAAGTATTAGTGAACAGTAAAGCATTGGTCGTTAAGTACAATGACGAGTGGTCATTCCCGGTCTTTAGTGATGTAAAGCCCGGTACAGAGTTTGGGTTGGATTATTCAAGTGAAACCGATTACCGACAGTTAAAAGCATTATTTGATAACGAAGACAGCGGCAATTTCGTTGTGATGCCAATCGTGCCGTGGAACCCGTACGAGCAAGACTTTAGTGGTGATTTCCCTCCACTTGCTCCGAGTTTCGAAACTCAGCACTACTTGGGTACCGATGTGATCGGTCGTGACATCCTCGCGCGTCTTGTCTACGGTTTCCGCATTGCGATGGGTTTTGCACTAATGACCATGGCGGTTTCTTATGCGATAGGAACCATCGTTGGCTGTTCTATGGGTTTTTTTGGCGGAAAGTTTGATTTATTCGTACAGCGACTCATCGAAGTCTGGTCAATGGTTCCGTTTCTATATGTGATCATGATTTTAGTGTCGATCACTCAGCCAACCTTTGCGCTCTTTGTCGCGATAAACGTTTTGTTTGGCTGGATGGGCATTACTTGGTACATGCGAACCATGACTTATAAAGAGTCAGCCCGAGAGTACGTGATGGCGGCGCGAGCTTTGGGCGCATCGACCAGCCGTATTCTGCTTCATCATATTTTACCCAACACAATGGTGATGATTGTAACGTTGGCGCCATTTACTATCGCTGCAAATATCACAGCACTAACCGCACTTGACTATTTAGGTCTTGGGCTGATGCCGCCGACCCCGAGTTGGGGGGAGCTTCTCCAACAAGGTAAGTCAAACCTCGACGCTCCATGGATTGTTGTATCGGTTGTGACTTCAATTGTCGCTGTTTTAGTGATGGTGACCTTCATAGGCGAAGCAATTCGAAGCGCATTCGACCCTAAAAAATTCACTCGCTATGAATAG
- a CDS encoding ABC transporter permease subunit: MLAYILRRLLLVVPTFLGITILIFAITRFVPGGPVERMLASMHSGSDSASVSVAGNSSALSEDQIADLNAFYGLDKPVIEAYLDWLSKIIVLDFGESTRYYEPVGDMIAERLPVSLFYGGMTFFISYFISIPLGYYKAIKHGSVFDSASSVLIFVGYALPGYVVGVFLITVFAYNLDWFPMGGFVGDDFDDYETFFEQFKDIMWHAVLPLICYLIGDFATLTMTMKNNLMENISADYIRTAIAKGLPFKKAVKKHALQNSLIPIASHFGNSLLFFMTGSFLIEVIFNIDGIGLLGYESIVERDYPVVMGIVAINAVMLMVGNILSDLCVAVADPRVRFGS, from the coding sequence TTGTTAGCATATATTTTACGACGCCTATTATTAGTCGTACCTACCTTTTTAGGTATCACAATCTTAATATTCGCAATTACACGTTTTGTTCCAGGAGGCCCTGTTGAGCGAATGTTGGCGAGTATGCATTCAGGATCCGATAGTGCATCGGTCAGTGTTGCTGGTAATAGTTCCGCATTATCAGAAGACCAGATTGCGGACCTAAATGCTTTTTATGGATTGGATAAACCTGTAATTGAAGCCTATTTAGATTGGTTGTCTAAAATCATCGTATTGGATTTTGGCGAGTCAACTCGTTATTACGAACCCGTCGGCGATATGATCGCTGAGCGTCTGCCTGTCTCTTTATTTTATGGCGGGATGACATTCTTTATAAGCTATTTTATCTCTATTCCGCTTGGCTATTACAAAGCAATTAAGCACGGGTCGGTGTTTGATTCCGCTTCATCCGTATTAATATTTGTTGGTTACGCATTGCCCGGTTATGTTGTCGGTGTCTTCTTAATTACCGTTTTTGCATACAACTTGGATTGGTTTCCAATGGGTGGCTTTGTTGGTGATGATTTTGATGACTATGAAACCTTCTTCGAACAGTTTAAAGATATTATGTGGCACGCGGTATTGCCCCTTATCTGTTATTTGATAGGTGACTTCGCGACATTAACAATGACAATGAAAAATAATCTGATGGAGAACATTTCCGCTGATTATATTCGAACGGCAATTGCGAAAGGTTTACCATTTAAAAAGGCGGTTAAAAAACACGCACTTCAAAATAGTTTAATTCCAATTGCGAGCCACTTTGGCAACTCATTATTGTTCTTTATGACGGGTTCATTTCTTATCGAAGTTATCTTTAATATTGATGGTATTGGCTTGTTGGGTTATGAATCCATTGTCGAACGTGATTACCCAGTCGTGATGGGCATCGTGGCTATTAACGCTGTGATGTTAATGGTTGGCAATATTCTTTCAGATTTATGTGTAGCCGTCGCAGACCCACGAGTGAGGTTCGGATCATGA
- the pyrF gene encoding orotidine-5'-phosphate decarboxylase, whose product MIDQKVIVALDYDNQADALAFVDRIDPSSCRLKVGKEMFTLFGPDFVKELHKRGFSVFLDLKFHDIPNTCSKAVRAAAELGVWMVNVHASGGERMMTASREILEPYGKERPLLIGVTVLTSMEQSDLAGVGLNVEPQDHVIRLATLTKNSGLDGVVCSAQEASMLKQALGQEFKLVTPGIRPTGAAVGDQKRIMTPVDAVQSGSDYLVIGRPITQAENPEKVLTSINNELLQLK is encoded by the coding sequence ATGATTGACCAAAAAGTTATTGTTGCGCTGGATTATGACAACCAAGCTGACGCACTTGCTTTTGTAGATCGAATCGACCCAAGCTCTTGTCGACTAAAAGTCGGTAAAGAAATGTTTACCTTGTTTGGTCCTGATTTCGTTAAAGAGCTCCATAAACGTGGCTTCTCCGTATTTCTTGATTTGAAATTCCATGACATCCCAAATACATGTTCTAAAGCCGTCCGCGCGGCTGCAGAGTTGGGGGTCTGGATGGTGAATGTTCATGCGAGTGGTGGTGAACGAATGATGACAGCATCACGCGAAATTCTTGAACCCTACGGAAAGGAACGACCATTGCTTATCGGGGTAACAGTACTAACCAGCATGGAACAGAGTGATTTGGCTGGCGTAGGGTTAAACGTTGAGCCACAAGACCATGTTATTCGACTGGCGACGTTGACGAAGAACTCAGGTCTTGATGGTGTTGTTTGCTCAGCTCAGGAAGCATCTATGCTAAAACAGGCGCTTGGCCAAGAATTTAAACTTGTTACACCAGGCATTCGACCTACGGGTGCTGCTGTTGGTGACCAGAAACGTATCATGACACCTGTGGATGCGGTTCAGTCTGGTTCGGACTACTTGGTGATTGGTCGACCTATAACTCAAGCAGAAAACCCTGAAAAAGTATTAACTAGTATTAACAACGAATTGTTACAACTAAAATAA
- the lapB gene encoding lipopolysaccharide assembly protein LapB, which yields MLEILFLLLPIAAAYGWYMGNRSAQQDKQKHSNQISRQYVTGLNLLLSDQSDKAVDHFIELLQVDNETIDTHLALGNLFRSRGEVDRAIRIHQNLISRSGLTIDQKNIALQQLAKDYMVSGFLDRAEKIFEQLVEEPDHREAALQQLVSIYQQTREWSKAIHYATLLVKLGRKRMRNSIAHFWCELAMQEKADGNQAKALQHFRKALSEDPKCVRASIALGKTYLENEDYRSAIKHFEMVLEQDSDFVSEVLPILADCYHHLGSEDELLEFLRQCIVNKAGASAELMLAQLVAKHEGSGSAQELLTRQLVKNPTMKGFYRLIDYHLAEAEEGRAKASLATLQKLVGEQMKVKPHYRCRKCGFSTHSMYWHCPSCKGWGTIKPIRGLDGE from the coding sequence ATGTTAGAAATACTCTTCTTGTTGTTACCTATCGCTGCTGCATACGGCTGGTATATGGGTAATCGCAGTGCCCAACAAGACAAGCAGAAACACTCTAATCAAATATCCCGTCAATACGTGACGGGTCTTAACCTTCTTCTTTCTGACCAATCAGACAAAGCAGTAGACCACTTTATAGAACTACTTCAGGTTGATAACGAAACAATTGATACACACTTAGCGTTGGGTAACTTGTTTCGATCACGAGGAGAAGTTGATCGTGCCATCCGTATACACCAGAATTTAATCTCACGCTCTGGTCTCACTATCGACCAAAAAAATATCGCCCTGCAACAATTAGCCAAAGATTACATGGTTTCTGGCTTTCTTGATCGTGCGGAAAAAATCTTTGAACAGCTAGTCGAAGAGCCAGATCATCGTGAGGCAGCCTTACAGCAATTGGTTTCTATCTACCAGCAAACTAGGGAGTGGTCTAAAGCCATCCACTATGCGACGCTTCTGGTTAAGCTGGGGCGTAAGCGGATGCGCAACAGCATTGCACACTTTTGGTGTGAACTGGCGATGCAAGAAAAGGCTGATGGTAATCAAGCGAAAGCTTTACAGCACTTTAGAAAAGCGCTCAGCGAGGACCCCAAATGTGTCAGGGCGAGTATAGCACTAGGCAAAACCTACTTAGAAAATGAAGACTATCGAAGTGCTATCAAGCATTTTGAAATGGTACTAGAACAAGATAGCGACTTCGTCAGTGAAGTACTACCGATTCTTGCCGATTGCTATCATCATTTAGGCTCAGAAGACGAGCTACTCGAGTTCCTTCGTCAATGTATTGTTAATAAAGCGGGCGCTTCTGCTGAATTAATGCTGGCTCAGTTGGTAGCAAAGCATGAAGGTTCAGGATCTGCACAGGAATTGTTGACCCGACAGTTAGTGAAAAATCCGACGATGAAAGGGTTTTATCGCTTGATTGACTATCACTTGGCTGAAGCAGAAGAAGGTCGAGCGAAAGCGAGCTTGGCTACGTTGCAAAAGCTCGTTGGAGAACAAATGAAGGTAAAGCCTCATTATCGATGTCGTAAATGTGGCTTTTCGACTCACTCTATGTACTGGCACTGCCCATCGTGTAAAGGGTGGGGGACCATCAAGCCTATTAGAGGTTTAGATGGAGAATAA
- a CDS encoding LapA family protein translates to MKIIKIVIVLALFLVALALGSQNQAIVNFNYLIAQGEFHLSTLLGVVFVTGFAISWLIFGSLHLKSQLQVRKLKKQVKKLSPATEQATQVKAS, encoded by the coding sequence ATGAAAATTATAAAGATCGTTATCGTATTGGCTCTGTTTTTAGTGGCGTTAGCATTAGGCTCTCAGAACCAAGCGATTGTTAACTTCAATTACTTAATTGCTCAAGGTGAGTTTCACCTCTCTACGCTTCTAGGCGTCGTATTTGTGACTGGTTTTGCTATATCTTGGTTAATATTTGGCAGTTTGCACCTTAAGTCTCAACTTCAAGTAAGAAAGCTGAAGAAGCAGGTAAAAAAACTTTCTCCAGCCACTGAGCAAGCTACCCAGGTTAAAGCTTCTTAA
- the ihfB gene encoding integration host factor subunit beta yields the protein MTKSELIERLCAEQTHLSAKEIEDAVKDILEHMASTLESGDRIEIRGFGSFSLHYREPRVGRNPKTGDKVELEGKYVPHFKPGKELRERVNIG from the coding sequence ATGACTAAGTCTGAGTTAATCGAAAGACTCTGTGCTGAGCAAACTCATCTTTCAGCTAAAGAGATTGAAGATGCTGTAAAAGACATTTTAGAGCATATGGCTTCGACACTGGAAAGTGGCGACAGAATCGAGATTCGTGGTTTTGGTAGTTTCTCTCTACATTACCGTGAGCCTCGAGTTGGGCGCAACCCTAAGACTGGTGATAAGGTGGAGTTGGAAGGCAAGTATGTTCCTCACTTTAAACCAGGTAAAGAGTTACGTGAGCGTGTAAATATCGGCTAA
- the rpsA gene encoding 30S ribosomal protein S1: MTESFAQLFEEFLNETEFQQGSIVKGTVVAIENGFVLVDAGLKSESAIPAEQFKNAAGELEVEVGAEVDVALDAVEDGFGETQLSREKAKRHEAWIVLEKACEEAETVVGIINGKVKGGFTVELNGIRAFLPGSLVDVRPIRDTAHLENKELEFKVIKLDQKRNNVVVSRRAVIESENSVERDELLETLQEGAEVKGIVKNLTDYGAFVDLGGVDGLLHITDMAWKRVKHPSEIVNVGDEIQVKVLKFDRERTRVSLGLKQLGEDPWVAIAKRYPEGHKLTGRVTNLTDYGCFVEIEEGVEGLVHVSEMDWTNKNIHPSKVVNVGDEVEVMVLEIDEERRRISLGLKQCKANPWQSFAEAQAKGDKVTGKIKSITDFGIFIGLEGGIDGLVHLSDISWNVAGEEAVREYKKGDEISAVVLAVDAERERISLGVKQMENDPFNAYVAENKKGALVNGTVTAVDAKGATIELVEGVEGYIRASEASRDRVEDASLILSVGDSVEAKFTGVDRKNRVINLSIKAKDEAEEQEAMASLNKADEASFGNAMADAFKAAKGE, encoded by the coding sequence ATGACTGAATCTTTTGCTCAACTCTTTGAAGAGTTTCTAAACGAAACAGAATTCCAACAAGGCAGCATCGTTAAAGGTACTGTAGTAGCTATCGAGAACGGTTTCGTTCTTGTTGACGCTGGTCTTAAGTCTGAATCTGCTATCCCTGCTGAACAGTTCAAGAACGCTGCTGGCGAACTTGAAGTTGAAGTTGGCGCTGAAGTAGACGTAGCTCTAGACGCTGTTGAAGATGGTTTCGGTGAGACTCAACTTTCTCGTGAGAAAGCGAAGCGTCACGAAGCTTGGATCGTTCTTGAGAAAGCTTGTGAAGAAGCTGAAACTGTTGTTGGTATCATCAACGGTAAAGTTAAAGGCGGTTTCACTGTTGAACTAAACGGTATCCGTGCTTTCCTTCCTGGTTCACTAGTAGACGTACGTCCTATCCGTGACACTGCTCACCTAGAAAACAAAGAGCTAGAGTTCAAAGTTATCAAACTTGACCAGAAGCGTAACAACGTAGTTGTATCTCGTCGTGCAGTAATCGAATCTGAGAACAGCGTTGAGCGTGATGAGCTTCTAGAAACTCTACAAGAAGGCGCAGAAGTTAAAGGTATCGTTAAGAACCTTACTGACTACGGTGCGTTCGTAGACCTAGGTGGCGTTGACGGCCTACTACACATCACTGACATGGCTTGGAAGCGCGTTAAGCACCCTTCTGAGATCGTTAACGTTGGTGACGAGATCCAAGTTAAAGTTCTTAAGTTCGACCGTGAGCGTACTCGCGTATCACTAGGTCTTAAGCAACTAGGCGAAGATCCATGGGTAGCAATCGCTAAGCGTTACCCAGAAGGTCACAAACTAACTGGTCGCGTTACTAACCTAACTGACTACGGCTGTTTCGTTGAAATCGAAGAAGGCGTTGAAGGTCTAGTACACGTTTCTGAAATGGATTGGACTAACAAGAACATCCACCCATCTAAAGTTGTTAATGTTGGCGACGAAGTTGAGGTTATGGTTCTTGAAATCGACGAAGAACGTCGTCGTATCTCTCTAGGTCTGAAACAGTGTAAAGCTAACCCATGGCAATCTTTCGCTGAAGCGCAAGCTAAAGGCGACAAAGTTACTGGTAAGATCAAGTCTATCACTGACTTCGGTATCTTCATTGGTCTAGAAGGCGGCATCGACGGTCTAGTTCACCTATCTGACATTTCTTGGAATGTTGCTGGTGAAGAAGCTGTACGTGAGTACAAGAAAGGCGACGAGATCTCTGCTGTAGTTCTAGCTGTAGATGCTGAGCGTGAGCGTATCTCTCTAGGCGTTAAGCAAATGGAAAATGACCCATTCAATGCTTACGTTGCTGAGAACAAGAAAGGTGCACTAGTTAACGGTACTGTTACTGCAGTAGACGCTAAAGGTGCAACTATCGAGCTAGTAGAAGGCGTTGAAGGTTACATCCGCGCTTCTGAAGCTTCACGTGACCGCGTTGAAGATGCATCTCTAATCCTAAGCGTTGGTGACAGCGTTGAAGCGAAGTTCACAGGTGTAGACCGCAAGAACCGCGTAATCAACCTATCTATCAAAGCTAAAGATGAAGCAGAAGAGCAAGAAGCAATGGCTTCTCTGAACAAAGCTGATGAAGCTTCGTTCGGTAACGCTATGGCTGACGCATTCAAAGCAGCTAAAGGCGAGTAA
- the cmk gene encoding (d)CMP kinase — MSSHTPVVTVDGPSGAGKGTLCMLLSKKLGFHLLDSGAIYRVLALAAIHHGVDLESEDALVPLATHLDVQFIAEGDLVKVILEGEDVSGELRKEETGMAASKVAALPRVREALLRRQRAFAEGVGLVADGRDMGTVVFPQAEAKIFLDASAEERANRRLKQLQGKGLDVKFDDLLCEIQERDDRDRNRPVAPLRPAEDALLLDSTVMSIDEVVEKALQYIESKLVA; from the coding sequence ATGTCGTCTCATACACCGGTAGTGACCGTTGATGGACCAAGCGGAGCTGGCAAGGGCACGCTTTGCATGCTTCTTTCTAAGAAGTTAGGTTTTCACTTACTCGATTCTGGCGCGATTTATCGTGTTCTCGCATTGGCGGCAATTCACCATGGTGTGGATCTAGAATCCGAAGACGCTCTTGTTCCTTTGGCGACGCACCTTGATGTTCAGTTCATTGCTGAAGGGGACCTTGTAAAAGTGATTCTTGAAGGTGAAGACGTTTCTGGTGAGCTTCGTAAAGAAGAGACAGGTATGGCAGCGTCTAAAGTGGCGGCGTTGCCGCGCGTTCGAGAAGCATTGCTTCGACGTCAGCGCGCGTTTGCTGAAGGCGTTGGTTTGGTCGCCGACGGTCGTGATATGGGGACGGTTGTTTTCCCTCAAGCAGAAGCGAAAATTTTCCTAGATGCTAGCGCTGAAGAGCGCGCTAATCGTAGGCTTAAACAGTTGCAAGGCAAGGGTTTAGATGTTAAATTTGACGACCTTTTGTGCGAGATCCAAGAGCGTGACGACCGAGATCGTAACCGCCCAGTAGCGCCATTGCGCCCTGCTGAGGATGCACTGTTGCTAGATTCTACCGTGATGAGTATCGACGAAGTGGTAGAAAAAGCACTACAATATATCGAATCTAAGCTAGTCGCTTAA
- a CDS encoding ComEA family DNA-binding protein: MPQVALADQKVNPKYEGIEITVNVNQASAEELADLLTGIGMKKAQAIVDYREKHGDFESAESLVDVKGIGPALVDKNRERIQL; the protein is encoded by the coding sequence TTGCCACAAGTCGCGTTGGCAGATCAAAAAGTGAACCCAAAGTATGAGGGAATAGAAATTACGGTGAACGTGAACCAGGCGAGCGCCGAGGAACTCGCAGATTTGCTTACCGGAATCGGAATGAAAAAAGCGCAAGCGATAGTCGACTATCGTGAAAAGCACGGAGATTTCGAGAGCGCTGAGTCGCTAGTGGATGTCAAGGGGATTGGTCCGGCACTGGTTGATAAAAATCGTGAGCGAATTCAATTATAA